In the genome of Desulfuromonas sp. DDH964, one region contains:
- the rpoC gene encoding DNA-directed RNA polymerase subunit beta', protein MEDIFTLLERPKDPLNFNAIRLSLASPEKIRERSFGEVKKPETINYRTFKPERDGLFCAKIFGPTKDYECNCGKYKRMKHRGIVCEKCGVEVIPSKVRRERLGHIDLACPVAHIWFLKSLPSRISTLLDMTLKEVEKILYFEAYVVLDPGESNLVVGNILTEEKYHELMEEFSGQFTASMGAEAIRELLSAIELDELGSSLRVEMKEAASEAKRKKVAKRLKVVEAFRESGNRPEWMILETIPVLPPELRPLVPLDGGRFATSDLNDLYRRVINRNNRLKRLMELRAPEVIIRNEKRMLQEAVDALFDNGRRGRAITGPNKRPLKSLSDMLKGKGGRFRQNLLGKRVDYSGRSVIVVGPELKLHQCGLPKKMALELFKPFIYNKLEERGYCTTIKSAKKMVEKEKPEVWDVLEEVIKEHPVMLNRAPTLHRLGIQAFEPVLIEGKAIQLHPLVCTAFNADFDGDQMAVHLPLSVESQIEARVLMMSTNNILSPANGKPIIVPSQDMVLGIYYMTRERAFVKGSGKIFASPEEVRIAFDAGEADLQAKVKVRMVNAVGEAPQLIETTIGRVLLRDVVPESIPFEYINKGMTKKQVAELIDASFRLAGNKETVILADKLKETGYKYSTLAGISICLDDMVIPAGKENFINKAVEEVKEIQQQYTEGLITDGERYNKVIDIWAKCTEDIAQTMLGNLSVDVLVDPASGEKVKVPSFNAIHMMADSGARGSAQQIRQLAGMRGLMAKPSGEIIETPITANFREGLTVLQYFISTHGARKGLADTALKTANSGYLTRRLVDVAQDAIITETDCGTLDGIQVSSLTEGGEVIEPLGDRILGRSALEDVLDPVTGEVLVEANAEIDEALVKKVEDAGIEKLKIRSVLTCQSRRGICATCYGRDLARGHLVNLGEAVGVIAAQSIGEPGTQLTMRTFHIGGTASRRAEQTSLEARFDGELKYINLNTVVDTAGNHVVMNRNGEIAVIDETGRERERYGVVYGAKLRIGPGGAVKSGVLIAEWDPYTMPILTEIAGVVRFGDIIEGITMEEQVDEVTGLSRKVIIESKDPAKRPRITLKDAEGKTAKLPNGAPARYMLPVGANIVVTEDMLASAGEILSKIPRETTKTKDITGGLPRVAELFEARKPKEFAVISEIDGMVSFGKDSKGKRKVVVTPELGEAKEYLIPKGKHISVHEGDHVKAGEALMDGSSNPHDILRVLGEKELAKYLVDEVQEVYRLQGVKINDKHIETIVRQMLRRVRIKEVGDTRFLLDDQVERWEFEQENQRVMAEDGQPAVGEPLMLGITKASLSTESFISAASFQETTKVLTQAAIEGKVDFLRGLKENVIMGRLIPAGTGVSKYRGAKLLIEEPEELPEPMPEEEEIDDSDVSELEEGIEPALD, encoded by the coding sequence TTGGAAGATATCTTTACTCTGCTTGAGCGGCCGAAAGATCCCCTCAACTTCAACGCCATCCGGCTCTCCCTGGCCAGCCCGGAGAAGATCCGCGAACGTTCCTTCGGCGAAGTCAAGAAGCCCGAGACGATCAACTACCGGACCTTCAAGCCCGAGCGGGACGGCCTCTTCTGCGCCAAGATCTTCGGTCCGACCAAGGACTACGAGTGCAACTGCGGCAAGTACAAGCGCATGAAGCACCGCGGCATCGTCTGCGAAAAGTGCGGCGTCGAGGTCATTCCGAGCAAGGTGCGCCGCGAGCGACTCGGGCATATCGACCTCGCCTGCCCGGTGGCGCATATCTGGTTCCTGAAATCGCTGCCGTCGCGGATTTCGACCCTTCTCGACATGACCCTCAAGGAGGTCGAGAAGATCCTCTATTTCGAGGCTTATGTCGTCCTCGATCCGGGGGAGAGCAACCTTGTGGTCGGCAATATCCTCACCGAGGAGAAGTACCACGAGCTGATGGAGGAGTTCTCCGGCCAGTTCACCGCCAGCATGGGGGCCGAGGCGATTCGTGAGCTCCTCTCCGCCATCGAGCTCGACGAGCTCGGCAGCAGCCTGCGGGTGGAGATGAAGGAGGCGGCGAGCGAGGCGAAGCGCAAGAAGGTCGCCAAGCGTCTCAAGGTCGTCGAGGCCTTCCGCGAAAGCGGCAACCGCCCCGAGTGGATGATCCTCGAAACCATCCCGGTCCTCCCCCCCGAGCTGCGCCCGCTCGTCCCCCTCGACGGCGGCCGTTTCGCCACCTCCGACCTCAACGACCTCTACCGCCGGGTGATCAACCGCAACAACCGCCTGAAACGGCTGATGGAACTGCGCGCCCCGGAGGTCATTATCCGCAACGAGAAGCGGATGCTGCAGGAGGCGGTCGACGCCCTCTTTGACAACGGCCGCCGCGGCCGGGCGATCACCGGTCCCAACAAGCGTCCCCTCAAGTCCCTCTCCGACATGCTGAAAGGGAAGGGGGGCCGCTTCCGCCAGAACCTGCTCGGCAAGCGCGTCGACTACTCGGGGCGCAGCGTTATCGTCGTCGGCCCGGAGCTGAAGCTGCACCAGTGCGGCCTGCCGAAGAAGATGGCTCTCGAACTCTTCAAACCCTTCATCTACAACAAGCTCGAAGAGCGCGGCTACTGCACCACCATCAAGAGCGCCAAGAAGATGGTGGAGAAGGAGAAGCCGGAAGTCTGGGACGTGCTCGAGGAGGTCATCAAGGAACACCCGGTGATGCTCAACCGCGCACCGACCCTGCACCGTCTCGGCATCCAGGCCTTCGAACCGGTCCTCATCGAAGGGAAAGCGATCCAGCTCCACCCGCTGGTCTGCACCGCCTTCAACGCCGACTTCGACGGTGACCAGATGGCGGTCCACCTGCCGCTGTCGGTCGAGAGCCAGATCGAAGCCCGGGTGCTGATGATGTCGACCAACAACATCCTCTCGCCGGCCAACGGCAAGCCGATCATCGTCCCCTCCCAGGACATGGTCCTCGGCATCTACTACATGACCCGCGAGCGTGCCTTCGTCAAGGGGAGCGGCAAGATCTTCGCTTCCCCGGAAGAGGTGCGCATCGCCTTCGATGCGGGGGAGGCCGACCTCCAGGCCAAGGTCAAGGTGCGCATGGTCAATGCCGTCGGCGAAGCGCCGCAGCTGATCGAAACCACCATCGGCCGCGTCCTGCTGCGCGACGTCGTTCCCGAGTCGATCCCTTTTGAATACATCAACAAGGGGATGACCAAGAAGCAGGTGGCGGAGCTGATCGACGCCTCCTTCCGTCTCGCCGGCAACAAGGAGACGGTCATCCTCGCCGACAAGCTGAAAGAGACCGGCTATAAGTATTCGACCCTGGCCGGCATCTCGATCTGCCTCGATGACATGGTCATCCCCGCCGGCAAGGAGAATTTCATCAACAAGGCGGTCGAAGAGGTCAAGGAGATCCAGCAGCAGTACACCGAGGGTCTCATCACCGACGGCGAGCGCTACAACAAGGTCATCGACATCTGGGCCAAGTGTACCGAGGATATCGCCCAGACCATGCTGGGCAACCTCTCCGTCGACGTCCTCGTCGACCCCGCTTCCGGGGAGAAGGTGAAGGTTCCCTCCTTCAACGCCATCCACATGATGGCCGACTCTGGGGCCCGCGGCTCCGCCCAGCAGATCCGGCAGCTGGCCGGTATGCGCGGTCTGATGGCCAAGCCGTCGGGCGAGATCATCGAGACCCCGATCACCGCCAACTTCCGCGAGGGTCTGACCGTTCTGCAGTACTTCATCTCGACCCACGGCGCCCGCAAGGGTCTCGCCGATACCGCGCTGAAGACCGCCAACTCCGGTTACCTGACCCGGCGCCTGGTCGATGTCGCCCAGGACGCCATCATCACCGAGACCGATTGCGGCACTCTCGATGGCATCCAGGTCTCCTCGCTCACCGAGGGAGGCGAGGTGATCGAACCTCTGGGCGATCGCATCCTCGGCCGCTCGGCCCTGGAGGATGTCCTCGATCCGGTCACCGGTGAGGTGCTGGTCGAAGCCAACGCCGAGATCGACGAAGCGCTGGTCAAGAAGGTGGAGGACGCCGGGATCGAAAAGCTCAAGATTCGCTCGGTCCTCACCTGCCAGAGCCGGCGCGGCATCTGCGCCACCTGCTACGGGCGCGATCTCGCCCGCGGCCACCTGGTCAACCTCGGCGAGGCGGTCGGCGTCATCGCCGCCCAGTCGATCGGCGAGCCGGGCACCCAGCTTACCATGCGGACCTTCCATATCGGTGGTACCGCGTCGCGGCGGGCCGAACAGACCTCCCTCGAAGCCCGCTTCGACGGCGAGCTCAAATACATCAACCTCAACACCGTCGTCGATACCGCCGGCAACCATGTCGTCATGAACCGCAACGGTGAAATCGCGGTGATCGACGAGACCGGTCGCGAGCGCGAGCGCTACGGCGTGGTCTACGGCGCCAAGCTCCGGATCGGCCCCGGCGGAGCGGTGAAGAGCGGCGTCCTGATCGCCGAGTGGGACCCCTACACCATGCCGATCCTCACCGAGATCGCCGGTGTCGTGCGCTTCGGCGACATTATCGAGGGGATCACCATGGAGGAGCAGGTTGACGAAGTCACCGGCCTCTCCCGCAAGGTCATCATCGAGTCGAAAGACCCGGCGAAGCGGCCGCGCATTACCCTCAAGGACGCCGAGGGGAAGACCGCCAAGCTTCCCAACGGAGCTCCGGCGCGCTACATGCTGCCGGTCGGCGCCAACATCGTCGTCACCGAGGACATGCTCGCCAGCGCCGGTGAGATCCTCTCCAAGATCCCCCGCGAAACGACCAAGACCAAGGACATCACCGGGGGTCTGCCGCGCGTCGCCGAGCTCTTCGAGGCGCGCAAGCCGAAAGAGTTCGCCGTCATCTCCGAGATCGACGGCATGGTCTCCTTCGGCAAGGACAGCAAGGGGAAACGCAAGGTCGTCGTCACTCCCGAGCTTGGCGAGGCAAAGGAATATCTGATCCCCAAAGGGAAGCACATCAGCGTCCACGAGGGGGATCATGTCAAGGCCGGCGAGGCGCTGATGGATGGCTCCTCCAACCCCCACGACATCCTGCGCGTCCTTGGCGAGAAGGAGCTGGCCAAGTACCTGGTCGACGAGGTGCAGGAGGTCTACCGCCTGCAGGGGGTCAAGATCAACGACAAGCACATCGAGACGATCGTGCGCCAGATGCTGCGCCGGGTCCGCATCAAGGAGGTCGGCGATACCCGCTTCCTCCTCGACGACCAGGTCGAGCGCTGGGAGTTCGAACAGGAGAACCAGCGGGTCATGGCCGAGGATGGCCAGCCCGCCGTCGGCGAGCCGCTGATGCTCGGCATCACCAAGGCGTCCCTCTCCACCGAGTCCTTCATCTCCGCCGCATCCTTCCAGGAGACCACCAAGGTTCTCACCCAGGCGGCGATCGAAGGGAAGGTCGATTTCCTGCGCGGACTCAAGGAGAACGTCATCATGGGCCGCCTGATCCCGGCCGGGACCGGTGTCTCCAAGTACCGGGGCGCGAAGCTCCTCATCGAGGAGCCGGAAGAGCTCCCCGAGCCGATGCCGGAAGAGGAAGAGATCGACGACAGCGACGTAAGTGAGCTCGAAGAAGGGATCGAACCGGCCCTCGATTGA
- the rpsL gene encoding 30S ribosomal protein S12: MPTINQLIRKGREKKEKKSTAPALKGNPQKRGVCTRVYTTTPKKPNSALRKVARVRLTNGIVVTSYIPGVGHNLQEHSVVLIRGGRVKDLPGVRYHIVRGTLDLAGVKGRMKSRSKYGAKRPK, from the coding sequence ATGCCGACAATTAATCAGTTGATCCGTAAGGGACGCGAAAAAAAGGAGAAAAAGTCGACGGCGCCGGCGCTGAAGGGGAACCCCCAGAAGCGCGGGGTATGCACCCGTGTTTACACCACCACGCCGAAGAAGCCGAACTCCGCGCTGCGCAAGGTTGCCCGCGTGCGTCTCACCAACGGGATCGTCGTCACCTCCTATATCCCCGGGGTGGGGCACAATCTCCAGGAGCACTCCGTGGTGCTGATCCGTGGCGGCCGCGTTAAGGACCTTCCGGGTGTACGTTACCACATCGTGCGTGGCACCCTCGATTTGGCGGGTGTCAAGGGCCGGATGAAGAGTCGTTCCAAGTACGGGGCCAAGCGGCCGAAATAA